One Tolypothrix bouteillei VB521301 DNA window includes the following coding sequences:
- a CDS encoding NAD-dependent epimerase/dehydratase family protein, with the protein MRILIVGGTRFIGVYLTKLLVEQGHEVVLFNRGNRPIPVEGVGQITGDRTDATQLKEKLSHENFDAIFDNNGRELSDTQPLAEIFQDRIQHFVYMSSAGVYLKSDQMPHVEGDTVDPKSRHLGKHETEAYLTQLGLPFTSIRPTYIYGALNYNDLEAWFFDRIARNRPIPIPGNGLHITQFGHVKDLATAMSKVLGNPNAVKQIYNVSGDRYVTFDGLARACAVAAGKSADDIKILHYDPKKFDFGKRKAFPLRVQHFFASVDKAKTQLNWQPEYDLISGLKDSYHNDYLASGRDRSEIDFSVDEEILKSL; encoded by the coding sequence ATGCGAATTCTTATTGTGGGTGGCACTCGGTTCATTGGTGTTTACCTAACTAAACTACTAGTGGAACAGGGGCATGAAGTTGTTCTTTTCAATCGTGGTAATCGTCCGATCCCCGTAGAAGGAGTGGGACAAATTACGGGCGATCGCACTGATGCTACTCAACTCAAGGAAAAATTATCCCACGAAAATTTTGATGCCATTTTCGACAATAACGGAAGAGAACTTTCTGATACTCAACCACTTGCGGAGATTTTTCAAGACCGTATACAACATTTTGTATACATGAGTTCTGCTGGGGTGTATCTGAAATCCGACCAAATGCCTCATGTAGAAGGGGATACAGTCGATCCAAAAAGTCGCCATCTCGGTAAGCACGAAACAGAAGCGTATTTAACACAACTTGGCTTACCTTTTACCTCCATTCGCCCCACATACATTTACGGTGCTCTAAATTACAACGATCTCGAAGCTTGGTTTTTTGACAGAATCGCTCGCAATCGTCCCATCCCTATCCCCGGTAATGGCTTACACATTACCCAATTCGGACACGTTAAAGACCTTGCCACAGCTATGTCCAAAGTTTTGGGCAATCCAAACGCTGTCAAACAAATTTACAACGTATCAGGCGATCGCTATGTGACATTTGATGGCTTAGCCCGCGCTTGTGCTGTGGCTGCTGGCAAATCTGCTGATGACATCAAAATCCTACATTACGATCCCAAAAAATTTGATTTCGGCAAGCGTAAAGCCTTTCCCCTGCGCGTACAGCACTTTTTTGCTTCCGTGGATAAAGCCAAAACACAATTGAACTGGCAGCCCGAATATGACCTGATTTCCGGGCTCAAAGACTCTTACCACAATGATTATCTGGCTTCGGGTCGCGATCGCTCGGAAATAGATTTTTCTGTTGATGAAGAGATTTTAAAATCTTTATAA
- a CDS encoding glycosyltransferase, whose translation MSLKYALVHEWLTPKATGGSELVVQEVLNHVDADLYALIDFESINPKSYLYKRKIGTTFLQHLPFARKGVQKYLPLLPLAIEQLDLREYDVILSSSHAVAKGVLTTPDQVHVCYCHSPMRYAWDLTFDYLNHSKLGSGIPGWLTRYLLHGLRQWDVSTANRVDYFIANSKHTARRIWRCYRREAEVIYPPVNVDSCPFIPQKEDFYLIVSRLVTYKQVSLIVRAFNKLQLPLVIIGTGPEMKTIRRIANSNIQVLGWQPDDVVKKYMANAKGFVYAACEDFGIALVEAQACGTPVIAYGAGGALETVRDFRDSGDTGTGIFFKEQTEAALVDAVETFEAYRGKFNPEYTRVHATQFSPQIFAKRYLGFLNTCTEKRPLPN comes from the coding sequence GTGTCTTTGAAGTATGCCTTGGTTCATGAATGGCTGACACCGAAAGCCACTGGTGGTTCGGAACTTGTTGTGCAAGAGGTTCTCAACCACGTTGATGCTGATTTATACGCTCTAATCGACTTTGAATCCATCAATCCCAAAAGCTATTTATACAAGCGGAAAATTGGCACAACATTTCTTCAGCATCTTCCATTTGCCCGAAAAGGCGTACAAAAATACTTACCTTTGTTGCCACTAGCCATAGAACAGCTAGATTTGCGGGAATATGACGTTATTCTGTCTTCATCTCATGCTGTTGCGAAAGGAGTCTTGACTACACCCGATCAAGTACACGTTTGTTATTGTCACAGTCCCATGCGTTATGCATGGGACCTCACCTTCGATTATCTAAATCACAGTAAGCTAGGTAGTGGTATCCCTGGTTGGTTAACACGCTATTTGCTGCATGGTTTACGCCAATGGGATGTATCGACAGCGAATCGCGTGGATTACTTCATCGCTAACTCCAAGCATACAGCTCGCCGCATCTGGCGCTGCTACCGACGAGAAGCGGAAGTTATTTACCCACCAGTTAATGTTGACAGTTGTCCATTTATCCCTCAGAAGGAGGATTTCTACCTAATTGTTTCCCGGTTGGTAACTTATAAACAAGTATCGTTAATAGTTAGGGCATTTAATAAACTGCAACTACCGTTAGTCATAATTGGAACAGGACCAGAGATGAAAACCATCCGCAGGATAGCAAATAGCAATATACAAGTGCTGGGCTGGCAACCCGATGACGTTGTAAAAAAGTATATGGCAAATGCCAAAGGATTTGTATATGCAGCCTGTGAAGATTTTGGGATTGCTTTAGTAGAGGCGCAAGCTTGCGGCACTCCAGTTATCGCCTACGGTGCAGGAGGAGCGCTCGAAACAGTGCGAGATTTTCGTGACTCAGGTGATACTGGAACTGGTATATTTTTCAAGGAGCAAACCGAAGCCGCACTAGTAGACGCAGTAGAAACCTTTGAAGCGTATCGAGGGAAATTCAACCCAGAGTATACCCGAGTTCACGCTACCCAGTTTTCCCCGCAAATCTTTGCCAAGCGCTACTTAGGCTTCTTAAATACCTGTACAGAAAAGAGACCATTACCCAATTGA